A region of Granulicella sibirica DNA encodes the following proteins:
- a CDS encoding DHA2 family efflux MFS transporter permease subunit — protein MRKNQQSVEGLGSSDANAVSLATPSGSRCCRRRGSSDEKQATTAPSLDPDAVFRHTWEPNASNCYSQCIQIHTVSETDVDQETRMEQRWKPRVNPWLIAATVALAAFMEVLDTSIANVALPHIAGNLGASQDQGTWVLTSYLVANAIVLPAGAWASSVIGRKNFFLACITLFTVASFMCGIAPSLPILLIARVVQGAGGGGLQPMAQAIMADSFDEKRRGQAFALYGLVAVLAPSIGPTLGGWITDNYSWRWIFYINLPVGILAFILVTRLVEDPPWIKPSRDNLRRLDYVGLSFLTLAMGGMQIFLDKGQEKDWFGSEFIRVFAGLFAIGMIGLIWWEFKVKNPIMNLRLFQYKNFAICCLLMLLVGGVLNAATVLQPQFMQELLGYTATKAGEALTGGGLALLVVMPLAGIAVGKFPARNLVMIGFAFFAYSFYFSSTHISPYISFNENALLRILQVLPIPFAFISITNAAYVGLPREASNQVSGIINFVRNVGGSILIALTGAGVVQRTSFHEARLQNYMLPGSQAYNSQMTAMSGFFQGHTGNAYDAQHMAQANIYQQLNQQATVLAYQDIYRVLCWMSVFLVLFGLLLSKNRPGQGAPAGEAVH, from the coding sequence TTGCGGAAAAATCAGCAAAGTGTTGAGGGGCTGGGTTCATCAGATGCCAATGCAGTCAGCCTTGCCACCCCATCCGGCTCGCGTTGTTGTCGCCGTCGTGGCTCTTCCGACGAGAAACAGGCGACTACTGCTCCCAGTCTCGATCCCGATGCCGTATTCAGGCACACGTGGGAGCCAAATGCATCCAATTGCTATTCGCAATGCATCCAGATACATACAGTATCTGAAACGGATGTTGATCAGGAGACACGGATGGAGCAAAGGTGGAAACCTAGGGTCAACCCATGGTTGATCGCGGCAACCGTGGCCCTGGCTGCCTTCATGGAGGTCCTGGACACCTCCATTGCCAACGTCGCCCTTCCACATATTGCCGGAAACCTGGGCGCGAGCCAGGACCAGGGCACATGGGTGCTCACCAGCTACCTGGTGGCAAATGCGATTGTGTTGCCTGCAGGCGCGTGGGCATCCAGCGTCATTGGCCGCAAGAACTTTTTTCTCGCCTGTATCACCCTGTTCACCGTAGCAAGCTTCATGTGCGGCATCGCGCCGTCTCTTCCCATTCTTCTAATCGCACGCGTTGTTCAGGGTGCGGGTGGCGGCGGATTGCAGCCCATGGCGCAGGCCATTATGGCTGACAGCTTCGATGAGAAGAGACGAGGACAGGCATTCGCTCTTTATGGACTCGTAGCGGTGCTTGCACCATCAATCGGGCCTACGTTAGGTGGATGGATTACCGACAACTACTCCTGGCGCTGGATCTTCTATATCAATCTGCCAGTCGGCATTCTTGCCTTTATCCTCGTCACGCGCCTCGTGGAGGATCCGCCGTGGATCAAGCCGAGCCGAGATAATCTGCGCAGGCTCGATTACGTCGGACTCAGCTTCCTCACCCTCGCGATGGGTGGCATGCAGATCTTTCTCGATAAAGGGCAGGAGAAGGATTGGTTCGGCTCCGAGTTCATTCGCGTCTTCGCGGGCCTCTTCGCGATCGGCATGATCGGTCTCATCTGGTGGGAGTTCAAGGTGAAAAACCCAATCATGAATCTAAGACTCTTCCAATATAAGAACTTCGCGATCTGTTGCCTCCTGATGCTGCTGGTGGGCGGCGTTCTAAACGCAGCGACCGTTCTCCAGCCGCAGTTTATGCAGGAGTTGCTTGGGTATACTGCTACCAAGGCCGGTGAAGCGCTGACTGGCGGAGGCCTCGCGCTGCTTGTTGTGATGCCGCTGGCAGGAATCGCAGTCGGGAAGTTTCCGGCTCGCAATCTGGTGATGATCGGCTTCGCCTTCTTCGCGTACAGTTTTTACTTCTCATCGACCCACATCTCACCCTATATCTCATTTAACGAGAATGCTCTGCTCCGGATCTTGCAGGTGCTGCCAATCCCATTTGCTTTTATTTCGATCACAAACGCCGCATATGTGGGTCTGCCGCGGGAGGCGTCGAATCAGGTCTCGGGCATTATCAATTTTGTCAGAAATGTCGGTGGCAGCATCTTGATCGCACTGACAGGTGCGGGCGTCGTGCAACGTACCTCGTTTCATGAGGCCCGGCTGCAGAATTACATGTTGCCGGGAAGCCAGGCCTATAACTCGCAGATGACCGCGATGAGTGGCTTCTTCCAGGGTCACACGGGCAACGCATATGATGCGCAACATATGGCTCAGGCAAACATCTATCAGCAGCTCAACCAGCAGGCGACGGTGCTCGCGTATCAAGACATCTACCGCGTCCTTTGTTGGATGTCGGTATTTCTCGTTCTATTCGGCTTATTGCTCAGTAAGAACAGACCCGGCCAGGGTGCCCCGGCAGGCGAAGCAGTCCACTAA
- a CDS encoding TetR/AcrR family transcriptional regulator, with translation MGRTMRAASHKATSYFAARQDEPPSRTISSPRRLSREESQRQTRARLIEVGRQHFLAYGLGGAVAEKIAEEAGYSRGALYSNFAGKEDLFVAVMQEEHQRYCELYKAIYRDNGDSEKMLQELRTTYIDMLVNPEWVILWAEFQSEAVRNKEMQSRYRQFYHAMVQDSVNRLTEHIENGSLLCKMSPSNFVLAMSSFAHGLALRQRVVGSQPSERTTRKLIGEVFDTLIRTHAGEWKVDSHRPLNP, from the coding sequence ATGGGACGCACTATGAGAGCAGCCTCGCATAAAGCCACAAGCTACTTCGCCGCCCGCCAAGACGAGCCGCCGAGCCGGACCATCTCTTCGCCACGGAGACTCTCCCGTGAGGAGAGTCAGCGTCAGACACGTGCCCGCCTCATCGAGGTAGGGAGGCAGCACTTTCTTGCCTATGGGCTCGGTGGCGCGGTAGCGGAGAAGATCGCCGAAGAGGCGGGCTATTCCCGCGGCGCGCTTTATTCGAACTTCGCAGGCAAGGAAGATCTCTTTGTCGCTGTCATGCAGGAAGAGCATCAGCGGTATTGTGAGCTCTATAAGGCGATCTATCGCGACAACGGAGATTCAGAGAAGATGCTCCAAGAACTCCGGACTACCTATATCGATATGTTGGTCAACCCAGAGTGGGTGATCCTCTGGGCGGAATTTCAGTCTGAAGCTGTTCGAAACAAGGAGATGCAAAGCCGATACCGGCAGTTCTACCATGCGATGGTTCAGGACTCCGTCAATCGGCTGACAGAACACATTGAGAATGGCAGCCTGTTATGCAAGATGTCTCCTAGTAACTTCGTGCTTGCCATGAGCAGCTTCGCGCATGGACTCGCTTTGCGGCAACGGGTTGTAGGATCGCAGCCTTCTGAAAGAACGACGCGAAAGCTCATAGGCGAAGTGTTTGACACCTTGATTCGAACCCACGCTGGAGAGTGGAAAGTGGATTCGCATCGCCCTCTCAATCCGTGA